Genomic DNA from Vanrija pseudolonga chromosome 3, complete sequence:
AGCGGGCTGCTCCGCGCCGATTGAAGCCCAACTAACTCGCTGCAGTGGCCAAGCACTTCCTGGCATCACGCGACAGCTTCAACGCGACGGCCAAGCACTGGGCCCAGTCGTACGCGCAGGCGCCGGCGACCAAGCGGCAGTCGGACAAGCCGGCAACAgatgccgagctcgctggTCTCTCGGAGGCAAGTGTGGTCAAGTTTACCGACATGGGTTTTGAGCGCGCGACTGTGGTGAGTTGGCGGGAGTCATCGAGGCCCAACTAACTCGTCAGATTGCTACGCTCAAGCGCATGAACTACCGCGGCAACAACGTGTCCAACATCAATGAGAACACTGTGGGTACAGCTGGTAATGCGGCCACTGACAGACGCCAGGTCATTGAGGAGCTCCTCAAGtagtcctcgtcggcatcacACTTGCCGCCACCTTGCAACTGACGCGACCCCCCGGACCCCACCCCGCATCGAGCCCAGGTGTACACATACTAGCATTCCTTGTGTCATAGAGACACGGGGCTCATGAAGATTATGACATGGCCGGCGGGCATGTATTGAGAGTGGTGCAGTGATACAGGGTGTGTTGGGTGCGGGCCAGGCTGCTGGCGttcggctgcggcggcggtgtatGAGGGTTGCCTATCGCCTGCTGGCGGCCTCCTGGCGCTgcttctcggcggcctcgagcgtcttTTGCTGGCGGATTTCTAGCACGCGGCGTTTGTTGAAGTACTCGATCTGGTGTGGGTGTCAGCGAAGGCAGCCAGTGGGTGATGGGTGGGCAAGGAGTGGGCGGCGGAAAGGGAGCGAGTGGGTGTTCGGCGGGGCACAGAGCGACCGTTGCGGCTACCTGACGCTCGTTGACGACGGCAAAGGTAAGGAGAGCATCGGGCTCTTCTGTGCGAGAGTCATGGCCAACAAGCCGCAACGACGCGCCATCACTCACGCCGTGCGGCATTGTGCCGCCGCTTttgcgtcgccgccaccaccttcctcgctGTCCCCTCCTCCGCGTCACCCCGCCTCGCACGCGCGCTCCTCACGCCGACTCACCCAGCTCCGTCCACACGACCCCTCATACTCCTTCCTAAAAGCAGCACAGAACCCCTTCTTGTcccccagctcgccgtcgccgggcTGCACGACGCCGTGCTGGTCCAAACAGGCAAAGTAGGCGTCGCGCGTGCTCCAGCActtggcgcgctgctcgcgcgacggcgcgacgggctcggccgTTTCGCtcttggacgacgaggagccccAGCCGAAGACcatggtgtggtgtggtgtgtgttgTCGGGTTGTCGAGTGTCAAGATCACAAGAGCTGGCTGAATGTCAGTTGCCTCTGCCGGCGCGTTTCGCCGGCAATGTCCTTCGGCACAAGCCACCGTGGGAAAGTGCCCCACATGACGTCTTACAATGGACGGTGACGGCCCGACGCCCGCGAGGACAccccgccatcgccgccgcccactaATCGCGAATGGAATGGCACTGCatgccccctcctcctcctcaagaCAAGATGAGCGAGCCAACACAAGGCCTACAACGGCCcacaccgccgacgcgctcgagctccacGCTCGAGATGCTCCCGCCCTCCCCGTCGCCCGAGCTGGCGGACCTGCCctccgacgaggaggaggacgtccagccgtcggcgccgtccacATCGACCGGGCTGAGGAGGCTAGTGGAGATAtgtgcgcctgcgcgcccgCACTCGCCCGGGCCAAAGTCCAAGATCTCGCTTGCGGAGAGCGTAGCGTCC
This window encodes:
- the new16 gene encoding Cytochrome c oxidase subunit 6B-like protein new16; translation: MVFGWGSSSSKSETAEPVAPSREQRAKCWSTRDAYFACLDQHGVVQPGDGELGDKKGFCAAFRKEYEGSCGRSWIEYFNKRRVLEIRQQKTLEAAEKQRQEAASRR